In Saprospiraceae bacterium, one DNA window encodes the following:
- a CDS encoding DUF2911 domain-containing protein, which yields MKTFIQNFRHLFTFILFIQMSGALIGQALRIPGTANLTSSAGRKVGGTEINIQWNAPGVKGREGKIWGTNVAYYGTQVLGFGSDMKSPWRAGADECTTISFSTDVTINGKMLKAGKYALFIELGQDECTLIFNNNHHAWGSYFYDQTKDVLRVSTKQQTGQKTMKEWLEFTFANQTPSSVEVALEWEYWRIPFTIGVDLKSTVLSDIQAQMSGALGFDPPSLIAAANWCLQNEINYEQALGWISSATNPNLGGINSFQALSVRAGLLKKIGKTQESDQIMNQAVENGSAVELHQYGRQLLNEKKVNEALAVFEKNHIKNKGAWPTNVGMMRAFSAMGNIKKALDFAREALKQAPDEMNKKNLENAIKTLESGKAL from the coding sequence ATGAAAACCTTTATTCAAAACTTCAGGCATTTATTTACTTTCATTTTGTTCATTCAGATGTCAGGTGCGCTTATAGGGCAGGCTTTAAGGATTCCCGGCACAGCAAATCTGACGAGTTCTGCAGGGAGAAAAGTAGGAGGTACTGAAATCAATATTCAATGGAATGCACCGGGAGTCAAAGGCCGTGAAGGAAAGATTTGGGGCACTAATGTGGCTTATTACGGGACACAGGTTCTTGGATTTGGCTCAGATATGAAATCTCCATGGAGAGCCGGAGCTGACGAGTGTACCACGATTTCATTCAGCACAGATGTGACTATCAATGGCAAGATGCTTAAAGCAGGTAAATATGCTTTGTTTATAGAGTTGGGTCAAGACGAATGCACGCTGATTTTTAACAATAACCACCATGCCTGGGGCAGTTATTTTTATGATCAGACTAAAGATGTGTTGAGGGTAAGTACAAAACAGCAGACAGGGCAGAAAACCATGAAAGAATGGCTTGAATTTACATTTGCCAATCAAACTCCAAGCAGCGTGGAAGTAGCCCTTGAGTGGGAATACTGGAGAATCCCTTTTACTATCGGAGTAGATCTGAAGTCAACAGTGCTGTCAGATATTCAAGCCCAGATGAGCGGTGCCTTGGGTTTTGATCCGCCTAGCCTGATAGCGGCAGCAAATTGGTGTCTGCAGAATGAAATTAACTATGAACAGGCTCTTGGATGGATTTCTTCGGCTACCAATCCGAATCTTGGAGGCATCAATAGTTTTCAGGCACTTTCTGTAAGGGCAGGTTTGCTAAAAAAGATTGGTAAAACTCAGGAGTCAGACCAGATAATGAATCAGGCTGTGGAAAACGGAAGTGCTGTTGAATTACATCAGTACGGCCGACAACTGCTCAATGAAAAGAAAGTCAACGAGGCATTGGCCGTCTTTGAAAAAAATCATATCAAAAACAAAGGTGCATGGCCTACCAATGTCGGTATGATGCGTGCCTTTTCTGCCATGGGAAATATCAAAAAAGCGCTTGATTTTGCAAGAGAAGCGCTGAAGCAAGCACCTGACGAA
- a CDS encoding carbohydrate binding family 9 domain-containing protein, producing MLNRSLILFIAILVTYAVRSQNTNEQTFIYQLKKTTGAANIDGNGDEKDWTLAQEAKDFILNAPVDIGRPKYETIVKMLCDDDNLYLLAICYDDSYYVTQTLKRDGFGNSDEFALLLDPVGKKANGFGFGINAMNAQTEVLLSTNDPDISWDNRWYSAVVRSEDKWVIEMKIPLKSIRFKKDNASWRVNFGRRDPGNNETSVWAPVPRQFDFADIGYFGTLLWPEAPTKQGGNVSLIPYVSLRNDKTSAGNESKLQSGGDAKIALTSALNLDLTTFSDFSQVEVDAQVTNLTRFNIFFPERRQFFIENNDIFNNFGQGADQVFYSRTIGLNNTGQPTPILYGARLSGNIHEKLRIGAFNMQTQDKNGSGANNFSAFAFQQRVFDRSTFRGIFLNRQGWNDGSLNKSDFGRNAGGDFVYTTNDGKFQSSIGYLHSFKGKELDTKNGQLYYGLAYNGQNFRGFVNVQHVGKNYFSDMGFNGRIENYDPDSDRIIRIGYTNVGSMLDYYHYPKQSKKVNFHWSGLENFVWVNQDGTGLNEWYTRLRHFIFFKNTSALRFRLNNNFVRLIFPFQITSPALPKGDYNMTEFNIQYNSDNRKLWVWDIFGVYGQFYNGWKHTYRAGLTYRAQPWGNFRLGVEHNDIRFPSPYTDRKITLGTVRAEINFSTKLFWTTFLQYNTQADNFNINSRLQYRFAPMSDVFLVYTDNYGIENIFTNKSRFVVLKVNYWLTL from the coding sequence ATGCTTAATCGATCTCTCATACTTTTTATAGCTATTTTGGTCACATATGCTGTCAGGTCTCAAAATACCAATGAGCAGACCTTCATCTATCAGTTAAAAAAAACCACCGGTGCCGCCAACATCGATGGCAATGGTGACGAAAAGGACTGGACACTTGCTCAGGAAGCCAAGGATTTTATACTCAATGCACCGGTAGATATCGGCAGACCCAAGTATGAGACCATAGTAAAAATGCTGTGTGACGATGACAATCTATACCTGCTTGCAATTTGCTATGATGATTCCTACTATGTTACACAAACGCTCAAAAGAGACGGCTTTGGTAACAGTGATGAGTTTGCGCTACTTCTGGATCCCGTAGGCAAAAAAGCCAATGGTTTTGGATTCGGCATCAATGCCATGAATGCACAAACAGAAGTCCTCTTATCAACCAATGATCCTGATATTTCATGGGACAACAGATGGTATTCAGCAGTGGTAAGGTCTGAAGACAAATGGGTAATAGAGATGAAAATTCCGCTGAAAAGTATTCGGTTCAAAAAAGATAATGCTTCCTGGCGAGTCAACTTCGGCAGACGAGATCCAGGCAACAACGAGACCAGCGTGTGGGCACCTGTGCCACGACAGTTTGACTTTGCAGATATTGGCTATTTTGGTACCCTTTTATGGCCGGAAGCACCTACTAAACAAGGTGGTAATGTTTCATTGATTCCATATGTATCTTTGCGAAATGATAAAACGAGCGCAGGTAATGAATCAAAATTACAGTCAGGCGGAGATGCAAAAATAGCTCTGACTTCGGCATTGAATCTGGACCTTACTACATTTTCTGACTTCTCACAGGTGGAAGTGGATGCACAGGTAACCAATTTGACCAGATTTAATATCTTCTTTCCGGAAAGGCGTCAGTTTTTTATTGAAAACAATGACATTTTTAATAATTTTGGACAGGGTGCCGATCAGGTGTTTTATTCACGGACTATTGGACTGAATAATACGGGACAACCAACTCCCATTTTATATGGAGCAAGGCTTTCCGGAAACATTCATGAAAAATTGCGCATTGGGGCATTTAATATGCAGACTCAGGACAAAAATGGGTCGGGTGCCAATAATTTCAGCGCATTTGCATTTCAGCAGCGGGTATTTGACCGATCAACATTTCGGGGAATTTTTCTTAACAGACAAGGGTGGAATGATGGAAGTCTGAACAAATCAGATTTTGGCAGGAATGCCGGCGGCGACTTTGTTTATACGACCAATGACGGAAAATTTCAATCATCAATTGGATATCTGCATTCTTTCAAAGGAAAAGAGTTGGATACAAAAAATGGGCAGCTGTACTATGGTTTGGCCTACAACGGACAAAATTTCAGAGGATTTGTCAACGTGCAGCATGTCGGAAAAAATTATTTTTCGGATATGGGGTTCAACGGCAGGATTGAAAATTATGATCCGGACAGTGACAGAATAATACGAATCGGTTACACCAATGTAGGCTCCATGCTGGATTATTACCACTATCCAAAACAGAGTAAAAAAGTGAATTTTCATTGGTCAGGACTTGAAAATTTCGTTTGGGTCAATCAGGACGGTACAGGACTCAACGAGTGGTACACCAGACTAAGGCATTTTATTTTTTTCAAAAATACGTCAGCACTCAGATTCAGACTCAACAATAATTTTGTGCGCCTGATATTCCCATTTCAGATCACAAGTCCTGCTTTGCCCAAAGGAGATTACAATATGACTGAGTTTAATATCCAGTACAATAGTGACAACAGGAAGCTGTGGGTCTGGGATATATTCGGTGTATATGGTCAGTTTTACAATGGATGGAAACACACATACAGAGCCGGACTTACATACCGGGCACAACCATGGGGCAACTTCCGGCTTGGTGTGGAGCACAATGATATCCGTTTTCCGTCACCATATACTGACAGAAAAATCACCCTTGGGACTGTCAGGGCAGAAATCAATTTCTCTACCAAACTCTTCTGGACCACCTTCCTTCAATACAATACACAAGCCGACAATTTTAATATCAACAGCCGACTGCAATACAGGTTTGCACCTATGAGCGATGTATTTCTGGTTTATACGGACAATTACGGTATTGAAAATATATTTACCAATAAGAGCAGATTTGTCGTACTCAAGGTCAACTACTGGCTGACGCTTTGA
- a CDS encoding alpha/beta hydrolase has product MIKSSHNIELYTKDYIVKNAKANLLIVHGLHEHCERYHHVAKSLNDIGVNVFTFDLRGHGKSGGPKNIIKDIDEYRQDVENVYRSIPKDKPFFILGHSMGGLIVFHFLMFQERTDIAGVIFSGSALEVGEDITPMTIKVVKVIGKILPGLKTEKLNPENITRDKHEVELYKTDPLITRHGAKAGLGLALINAIHDAKEMFKDFHFPVLIMHGGDDKITNPKGSVALYENCASQDKTLQLWQGAFHEIFNELNKKEVLTFMNNWISARI; this is encoded by the coding sequence ATGATCAAATCCAGCCACAACATAGAACTATATACGAAAGATTACATCGTCAAAAATGCAAAAGCAAACCTTCTTATAGTCCACGGACTTCATGAGCACTGTGAAAGATATCACCACGTTGCAAAAAGTCTCAATGACATTGGGGTCAATGTTTTTACTTTTGATTTGCGTGGGCATGGCAAATCAGGTGGCCCAAAAAATATCATCAAAGACATAGACGAGTACCGACAGGATGTAGAGAATGTTTATAGAAGCATTCCTAAGGATAAACCATTTTTTATCTTAGGTCACAGTATGGGTGGACTTATCGTTTTCCATTTTCTGATGTTTCAGGAAAGAACGGATATTGCAGGAGTAATATTTTCAGGCTCTGCTCTTGAAGTTGGAGAAGATATCACGCCCATGACAATAAAAGTTGTCAAAGTGATAGGTAAGATACTTCCAGGATTAAAAACCGAAAAGTTAAATCCGGAAAATATCACAAGGGATAAACATGAAGTAGAACTTTATAAAACTGACCCTTTGATCACCAGACATGGTGCCAAAGCGGGATTAGGTTTGGCTCTGATCAATGCCATTCATGATGCCAAAGAGATGTTTAAGGACTTTCATTTTCCTGTGTTGATCATGCATGGCGGAGACGATAAAATTACAAACCCGAAAGGATCTGTTGCCTTATATGAAAACTGTGCTTCACAAGACAAAACGCTTCAATTGTGGCAAGGTGCATTTCATGAAATCTTCAATGAATTAAACAAAAAGGAAGTTTTGACTTTTATGAACAACTGGATTTCTGCCAGAATCTAA
- a CDS encoding penicillin acylase family protein has protein sequence MRHLFTFLFLPLYLLSQSPAKEVINRWEQQAKQVTIIRDNYGVPHIYGKTDADAVFGLLYAQCEDDFKRVEMNYIEKLGRLAEVNGAEEIYDDLLIRLIIDAEDAKKDFQKAPEWLKKLCTAFADGINFYLYKNPQVKPALLTKFEPWYPMLWTDGSIGAINVADIEVKELKAFYSQQPSLSQTQEYKPVKTGFEDEMLTGSNGFALAPSMTESGNAILYINPHVTFYFRPEVHMVSDEGLNVYGAVTWGQFFIYQGFNEHCGWMHTSSAVDVADTYKEKVSLKKNKWVYMYDGKEKPVTTKPITILSKTAHRHDTIKIQSLHTHHGPIMAKRNGQWISVKSDNRIVNGLMQSWLRTKALGLDDFKKTMDLKGNISNNTVYADNKGNIVYWHGNRIPRRDPTLDWSQPVDGSISATEWKGYHEMGEIVHSINPSNGWLQNCNATPYTVAGDQSPKRQSFPAYMAPDGENFRGINAVRVLQEEKKYNIDKVIKAGYDRRLAAFEVLVPALVKAFEKVPYEDTLFALLAGPVEVLKRWDYKSGENSIATSLAIEWGQKIWSDILKTKVPVIENADQVDKAIYFASVVDPQTLLMPLLKTIEELQSKFGKWQTPWGEINRFQRISTDIEHRFDDSKPSFPVGYASSLWGMLPSYNSRPFSGTKKRYGVNGNSFVCAVEFGPKIKAKSLLAGGNSGDEKSPHFFDQGEMYTKGKFKDILFYREDLFMLGAKRYFPGQTSL, from the coding sequence ATGAGACATCTGTTTACTTTTTTATTCCTTCCGCTATATCTTTTATCTCAATCCCCTGCAAAAGAAGTCATCAACCGCTGGGAACAACAAGCCAAACAAGTTACTATCATACGTGACAATTATGGCGTACCGCATATCTATGGAAAAACGGACGCTGACGCTGTTTTTGGCCTGCTGTATGCGCAATGTGAAGATGACTTCAAGCGTGTAGAAATGAACTATATCGAAAAATTGGGCAGGTTGGCTGAAGTCAATGGTGCAGAAGAAATATATGACGATCTCTTGATTCGACTTATCATCGATGCCGAAGATGCCAAAAAAGACTTTCAGAAAGCTCCTGAGTGGTTGAAAAAGTTGTGCACTGCATTTGCGGACGGAATTAATTTTTACCTGTACAAAAACCCACAGGTAAAACCGGCTTTGCTGACAAAATTTGAACCCTGGTATCCGATGTTATGGACGGACGGTAGTATAGGAGCCATCAATGTAGCCGATATTGAAGTCAAAGAACTAAAGGCTTTTTATTCACAGCAACCTTCGCTTTCGCAAACCCAGGAATACAAACCAGTCAAAACAGGATTTGAAGATGAAATGCTGACAGGATCCAATGGTTTTGCCTTGGCTCCTTCTATGACGGAATCCGGCAATGCCATTTTATATATCAACCCTCACGTTACTTTTTATTTCAGACCTGAAGTACATATGGTCAGTGATGAAGGTTTAAACGTGTATGGTGCCGTGACCTGGGGTCAATTTTTTATCTATCAGGGATTCAATGAGCATTGTGGATGGATGCATACCAGCAGTGCTGTGGACGTTGCAGACACCTATAAAGAAAAAGTAAGTCTTAAAAAAAACAAGTGGGTATATATGTATGATGGAAAGGAAAAACCTGTAACAACAAAACCCATCACTATCCTTTCAAAAACTGCCCACAGGCATGATACCATAAAAATTCAATCACTGCATACGCATCACGGACCGATCATGGCCAAACGAAACGGACAGTGGATATCTGTAAAATCAGACAACCGCATCGTAAATGGGCTGATGCAATCCTGGCTAAGAACAAAGGCTCTGGGTCTGGATGATTTTAAAAAAACCATGGACCTCAAAGGCAATATATCCAACAATACTGTATATGCAGATAACAAAGGAAATATCGTTTATTGGCATGGCAACAGAATACCAAGACGTGATCCAACGCTGGATTGGTCTCAGCCCGTCGATGGCAGTATCTCTGCTACTGAGTGGAAAGGATACCACGAGATGGGAGAGATAGTACATAGTATCAATCCATCCAATGGCTGGCTTCAAAACTGCAACGCTACGCCCTATACTGTCGCCGGAGATCAAAGCCCCAAAAGGCAAAGTTTTCCTGCCTATATGGCGCCTGATGGTGAAAATTTTCGGGGAATAAACGCGGTGAGAGTTCTTCAGGAAGAAAAAAAATACAACATCGACAAGGTCATCAAAGCCGGTTATGACCGAAGGCTGGCTGCATTTGAAGTGTTGGTACCTGCATTGGTGAAAGCATTTGAAAAGGTGCCTTATGAAGATACACTCTTTGCTTTACTTGCAGGACCTGTGGAAGTCCTGAAAAGGTGGGATTATAAAAGCGGTGAAAACTCCATAGCTACTTCCCTTGCGATAGAATGGGGACAAAAGATATGGTCTGATATCCTGAAAACAAAGGTTCCGGTTATAGAAAATGCCGACCAGGTGGACAAAGCGATATATTTTGCATCCGTTGTAGACCCGCAAACCTTGCTCATGCCTTTATTGAAAACAATAGAGGAGCTGCAATCCAAATTTGGTAAATGGCAGACACCTTGGGGTGAGATCAATCGATTTCAACGGATTTCTACCGACATAGAGCACAGATTTGACGATAGCAAACCTTCTTTTCCGGTAGGATATGCATCATCTTTATGGGGTATGCTTCCTTCCTACAATAGCCGGCCCTTTTCCGGTACCAAAAAGAGATATGGCGTCAATGGAAATAGCTTCGTATGTGCTGTGGAATTCGGGCCAAAGATAAAGGCTAAATCGCTCCTGGCGGGAGGCAATAGTGGTGATGAAAAATCACCCCATTTTTTTGATCAGGGCGAAATGTATACCAAGGGGAAGTTTAAAGATATACTCTTTTACAGAGAAGATTTATTTATGCTCGGGGCCAAAAGGTATTTTCCCGGGCAAACCAGTTTATAG
- a CDS encoding SDR family oxidoreductase, which translates to MDLNLKNKVIIVTGGAKGIGEGIAEVLASEGAIVSIVGRNEADNQATVDKIKVKKGKAFSVVAELTKPKECQKAVEKIVKKYGRIDGLVNNAGVNDGVGLENGSYDGFMASLHKNLVHYYLMAHYALPYLKISKGPIVNIGSKTAETGQGGTSAYAASNGGRNALTREWAVELLKYGIRVNAVIVAECYTPLYDKWIKTLPNPEETLASITSKIPLEKRMTTAEEIANMVAFLLSDKSSHTTGQLIHVDGGYVHLDRSLL; encoded by the coding sequence GTGGATTTAAATCTAAAAAATAAAGTCATCATCGTCACCGGTGGTGCAAAAGGTATAGGAGAAGGGATCGCTGAAGTATTGGCTTCTGAAGGGGCGATTGTCTCTATTGTAGGACGCAACGAAGCAGATAACCAAGCAACAGTTGACAAAATAAAAGTAAAAAAAGGCAAAGCATTTTCAGTAGTTGCAGAGTTGACCAAACCAAAGGAATGTCAGAAAGCGGTAGAAAAGATAGTAAAAAAATATGGCCGGATTGACGGTCTTGTCAATAATGCCGGTGTCAATGACGGTGTAGGTCTCGAAAATGGGAGCTATGATGGGTTTATGGCGTCTTTGCATAAAAATCTGGTGCATTACTATCTGATGGCCCATTATGCTTTGCCGTATCTGAAAATTTCCAAAGGTCCTATAGTCAACATCGGCTCCAAAACTGCAGAAACAGGACAAGGTGGTACTTCTGCCTATGCTGCCTCCAACGGTGGCCGCAATGCCCTCACCAGAGAATGGGCGGTAGAACTCCTCAAATATGGTATCAGGGTCAATGCCGTTATTGTCGCAGAATGTTATACACCCCTTTACGATAAATGGATCAAAACACTTCCAAATCCGGAAGAAACTTTAGCTTCCATCACTTCAAAAATTCCCCTCGAAAAACGGATGACTACAGCTGAGGAAATTGCCAATATGGTTGCTTTTTTGCTATCTGATAAGTCAAGTCATACTACCGGCCAATTGATACATGTAGATGGAGGATATGTACATTTGGATAGATCGCTTTTATAA
- a CDS encoding amidohydrolase family protein — translation MKIDGHQHFWQFDPVRDAWIDEKSMSIIRRDFLPEDLLPVLKKNGLHGCVAVQADQSEKETLFLLDLAEKNNFIQGVVGWIDVKSEKLPERLEYFGQYRKLKGFRHILQGEKPEFMLNPDFVRGVRLLGQKGYTYDILVFPKHLKAVKLFLQQLENQPLVIDHIAKPYIKKGLIKEWEKDIKAIARHTNVYCKISGMVTEADWKYWKDSDFTSYLDVVFEAFGVDRLMYGSDWPVCLLAAEYDQQMSILKNYISKHAPTAEAKIFGANAVRFYNL, via the coding sequence ATGAAAATAGACGGTCATCAGCATTTCTGGCAGTTTGATCCCGTCCGCGATGCGTGGATAGATGAAAAAAGCATGTCCATCATCAGACGTGATTTTCTACCGGAAGACTTATTGCCTGTACTCAAAAAAAACGGGTTGCATGGATGTGTTGCAGTTCAGGCTGATCAATCTGAAAAAGAGACATTGTTTTTATTGGATCTGGCTGAAAAAAATAACTTTATACAAGGTGTGGTGGGCTGGATAGATGTAAAATCCGAAAAACTGCCTGAAAGACTGGAATACTTCGGTCAATACCGGAAACTGAAAGGTTTTCGGCACATTCTTCAGGGTGAAAAGCCGGAATTTATGCTTAACCCTGATTTTGTGCGTGGTGTCAGATTGTTGGGTCAGAAAGGCTACACTTATGATATCCTTGTTTTTCCAAAACATCTCAAAGCTGTAAAGCTGTTTTTGCAACAATTAGAAAATCAGCCATTAGTAATTGATCATATCGCAAAACCCTATATAAAAAAAGGATTGATCAAAGAATGGGAAAAAGACATCAAGGCCATTGCCCGACATACAAATGTATATTGCAAAATCTCCGGCATGGTCACAGAAGCTGACTGGAAATATTGGAAAGACAGTGATTTTACTTCATATCTTGATGTAGTATTTGAAGCTTTTGGTGTAGATAGGTTGATGTATGGCTCAGATTGGCCGGTTTGTCTTTTGGCAGCTGAGTATGATCAGCAAATGAGTATTTTGAAAAACTATATTTCAAAGCATGCACCTACAGCAGAAGCAAAAATATTCGGAGCTAATGCAGTAAGATTTTATAATTTGTAA
- a CDS encoding fumarylacetoacetate hydrolase family protein, protein MKLFKFIQNGQTHCGVEINHQKYDVSPHFNDYDEMFFESNGLEKLKELAQKGQLCVLPADDFIYTAPIGRPSKIVCIGLNYAQHAAESGMAVPPEPVIFFKSTTALCGPNDDVIIPRGSEKTDWEVELAVIIGKKASYIDEDEAMDFVAGYTLHNDYSERAFQLERSGQWVKGKSNDTFAPLGPYLVTKDEIPDPHNLRLWLSVNGEMLQDSNTDDMVYKIPFVVAYLSQFMTLLPGDVISTGTPFGVGLGLNPPRYLKAGDVVELGIDGLGTQRQVAKNWVKQ, encoded by the coding sequence ATGAAACTTTTCAAATTTATACAAAACGGTCAAACTCATTGTGGTGTCGAAATCAACCATCAGAAATATGATGTATCTCCCCATTTCAATGATTATGACGAAATGTTTTTTGAATCCAATGGCTTGGAGAAATTGAAAGAACTGGCGCAAAAGGGACAATTATGTGTTTTACCAGCTGATGATTTTATATATACTGCACCCATCGGCCGTCCATCAAAGATAGTATGCATAGGACTGAACTATGCCCAACATGCCGCAGAATCAGGTATGGCTGTACCACCGGAACCAGTTATTTTTTTCAAATCCACAACGGCTTTATGTGGTCCCAATGACGATGTGATCATACCACGTGGCTCGGAAAAAACGGATTGGGAAGTAGAATTAGCCGTCATCATTGGAAAAAAAGCAAGCTATATCGATGAAGATGAAGCCATGGATTTTGTGGCAGGATATACATTGCATAATGATTACTCTGAGCGGGCCTTTCAGCTGGAACGTTCAGGCCAATGGGTAAAAGGTAAAAGCAATGACACTTTTGCTCCTCTGGGTCCATACCTTGTGACAAAAGATGAGATACCTGATCCTCACAATTTGCGACTATGGCTCTCTGTAAATGGCGAAATGCTGCAGGATTCAAATACTGATGATATGGTATATAAAATTCCTTTTGTGGTCGCTTATCTGAGCCAGTTTATGACGTTGCTACCGGGAGATGTTATTTCTACAGGTACGCCTTTCGGAGTTGGATTGGGTTTGAATCCCCCGCGTTATCTGAAAGCAGGGGATGTAGTGGAATTGGGAATTGATGGATTGGGAACACAAAGACAAGTGGCAAAAAATTGGGTGAAACAATGA
- a CDS encoding glucose 1-dehydrogenase translates to MFSLKDKVAVITGGGSGIGQAIAVLFAKQGATVHILELSAESGAETKKQIENTGGHCTIQTCNVADQKAVLSLFEKIGRTDILVNNAGIAHVGTVESTSEDDFDKILNVNVKGVYNCLKASIPQMKTHGGGVILNMASIAALVGIPDRFAYSMSKGAVLAMTLSTAKDYLKDNIRCNSISPARIYTPFVEGFLNKNYPDNKAEMFDKLAKSQPIGRMGTPEEVAHLALYLCSDEAGFITGCDYPIDGGFVKLNN, encoded by the coding sequence ATGTTTAGTCTTAAAGATAAAGTAGCAGTAATCACAGGAGGTGGCAGTGGTATAGGCCAGGCCATCGCTGTCTTGTTTGCCAAGCAAGGAGCAACAGTTCATATACTCGAATTATCTGCTGAGTCAGGTGCTGAGACAAAAAAACAAATAGAAAATACAGGAGGTCACTGTACCATCCAAACTTGTAATGTAGCTGATCAAAAAGCTGTGCTGTCTCTATTTGAAAAAATAGGAAGAACAGACATATTGGTCAATAATGCCGGAATAGCCCATGTAGGTACAGTTGAAAGCACGTCAGAAGATGATTTTGACAAAATTCTGAATGTCAATGTCAAAGGTGTGTACAACTGTCTGAAAGCATCCATTCCTCAGATGAAAACACATGGCGGCGGCGTCATCCTCAATATGGCAAGCATCGCGGCATTGGTGGGTATTCCCGACAGATTTGCGTATTCGATGTCCAAAGGTGCAGTCCTTGCAATGACATTATCCACAGCCAAAGACTATCTCAAGGATAATATAAGATGCAACTCAATCTCACCTGCAAGGATATATACACCTTTTGTGGAAGGATTTTTAAATAAAAATTACCCGGACAACAAAGCAGAAATGTTTGACAAACTTGCAAAATCACAACCCATCGGGCGCATGGGTACACCGGAAGAGGTAGCACATCTAGCTCTTTACCTTTGCAGTGATGAAGCAGGATTTATTACAGGTTGTGATTATCCTATCGATGGTGGTTTTGTGAAGTTAAATAATTGA